The Catellicoccus marimammalium M35/04/3 region ACAAGAAGTAATATTGAAGCTTTAAATGCATTAGCAGAAGACAAAGAAGGAATCTTTTTAATCAATAGTACAGCACTGACTCAATATGTGGTGCCAAAAAATGAATGGCAAGAACAACAATTACATTTGGAAGTAGGAAAAGAATATGCTTTTTCTGAATTACTAGAACAATTGGTTCGTTTGCAGTATAAACGAGTGGATGAAGTAACCGATGTAGGAGAGTTTAGTTTACGTGGTGGAATTTTGGATATTTATCCAGTAAATCAAGAAGAAGCTGTGCGTATCGATTTTTTTGCAGAAGAAATTGATAGCATCCGTAGTTTTTCTGTCGAAACACAGCGTTCTTTAGAAGAAAAAGAATACGTACAAATTTCTCCTTTACAACTTTTATGGATGACAAAAGAAGATCGTGAGCATGCAAAAGCACAGCTACAAGCTTTGCATTTACCAAAAGAAGAGTTGTTAGAAAAAGAAGTCTTTTCTTTTTGGGCGGAAGGAGAAGATACTCCTTATGATCGACATTATTTACCATTTTATCGTTCGTGGGGAAAAGTTACGGATTATTTTTCTACAGAAGATATTTTAGTATGGGAAGATCTATCACAAAGTTTTTCCTTGGAAAAAAATAATGAAAAAGAATGGGAACAGTGGCAACAGGAACAATATCATATGGGGTACCTTCCTTATGAAGTGCCAAAACCATATTCATTAAGAGCCTTACGTAAAGCTTGTCCTCATCAAGGAATTTATTATTCTTTCTTACAAAAAGGTTTAGGAAATCTCTCTTTTGATGCGACCTATCCTTTCCATTGTCAACATTTACAACGCTGGTTTGGTCAACTCGATCAATTGAAAAAAGAATTACAAATGTACCAAACTCAACAATGGACGATTCTTTTTACTGCCAAGACAAAAGAAGGAACGCAAAAAATTGCCCAAGTCTTATCAGATATTGATGAAGAAGCGATTTTTGTAGATGATGAGATTTATGAAGGGAAAATGCAAATTGCCTTAGCTCCTTTTGAACATGGATTTTCTTGGGAAGAAGGAAAAGTACTCATTATTACAGAACGAGAACTTTTTGCCAGTGTCAAGCAAAGAGTGGTACGCTCACACAAAGAAAATAATGTTGAACGCTTAAAACAATATACTGATTTAAAAGTAGGTGACTATGTTGTCCATATCAATCATGGGATTGGTCAATATTTAGGATTAGAAACTATTGAGCGAGATGGAATTCATCAAGATTACTTGAAAATTCAATATCAAAATGAAGACCAGCTCTTCATTCCAGTAGATCAATTGAATTGTATTCAAAAATACGTCTCTTTGGAAAATAAAACGCCTAAATTAAATCGTTTAGATAATAAAACTTGGCACAAGACAAAACATAAGGTTGAACGTCAAGTCGAAGATATGGCAGATGAGTTAATTGAATTATATGCTCAACGCCAATTAGAAAAAGGCTTTGCTTTTTCTAAAGATGATGAAGTACAACGCAAATTTGAAGACCAATTTCCGTATGCGGAAACCGAAGATCAATTGCGTAGTACAAGAGAAATTAAAGCAGATATGGAAAAAGAACAACCCATGGATCGTCTTTTAGTTGGAGATGTTGGCTATGGAAAAACAGAAGTAGCTTTACGTGCGGCTTTTAAAGCGATTCGTGACCATAAGCAAGTAGCCTTTCTTGTACCGACAACGATTTTAGCGGAACAACATTATACAACCATTATGAAACGATTGCGTGATTTTCCTTATAAAGTAGGAATCTTGAATCGTTTTAAATCGAAAAAAGAGCAAAAAGAGATTTTAAATGAATTAGCAGAAGGAACGATTGATATCATCGTGGGAACGCACCGATTATTATCTAAAGACGTTATCTTCCATGATTTAGGGTTAATTATTATTGATGAAGAACAACGCTTTGGGGTTCGTCATAAAGAACGATTGAAACAATTGAAAACAAAAGTGGATGTGTTAACGTTAACCGCTACGCCTATTCCAAGAACTCTACATATGTCAATGATGGGGGTACGCGATTTATCTGTATTAGAAACTCCACCGATGAACCGCTATCCAGTACAAACGTATGTTTTAGAATACAACTTAGAAGTAGTGCGCGATGCGATTGAAAGGGAAGTCGCTCGTGGAGGACAAGTCTTCTATTTATTTAATCAAGTAGAAACTATGCCTGAAAAGCTGCAAGAGCTGCAACAATGGATGCCAAACCTTCGTTTTTTATGTGCTCATGGACAAATGCAAGAGCATGAACTAGAAAATGTTCTCTTTGAATTTTTATCTGGGAATGCGGATGTCTTAATTACTACAACGATTATTGAAACAGGAGTAGATATGCCTAATGTGAATACAATTATCGTTGATGGCGCAGAAAAAATGGGACTTTCTCAATTGTATCAATTAAAAGGTCGGGTTGGTCGTAGCTCTCGATTGGCACATGCCTACTTTATGTATCCGCCATTTAAACTTTTAAGTGGTGAAAGTGAAGAGCGATTGAGTGCTTTGCGTGAGTTTACGCAATTAGGAGCTGGTTTTAAAATTGCGATGCGTGATTTATCCATTCGTGGAGCAGGAGATATTTTAGGCTCCAAGCAACATGGATTCATCAATGAAGTCGGATTTGACCTATATAATGAATTATTACAACAAGCAGTCGCAAGAAAACAAGGAAAAGTAGAAGTTCAATATCCAGATACAAAAATTCATTGTGTTTGTG contains the following coding sequences:
- the mfd gene encoding transcription-repair coupling factor, whose protein sequence is MSITSWLETKAPFSSLQEELAEKKRILLLGMAPSLEGWHLFSLAKKERRMIIIVPQEERVYQLKNELENWGLESIYTFTANDSYLINLNLSDLEKTRSNIEALNALAEDKEGIFLINSTALTQYVVPKNEWQEQQLHLEVGKEYAFSELLEQLVRLQYKRVDEVTDVGEFSLRGGILDIYPVNQEEAVRIDFFAEEIDSIRSFSVETQRSLEEKEYVQISPLQLLWMTKEDREHAKAQLQALHLPKEELLEKEVFSFWAEGEDTPYDRHYLPFYRSWGKVTDYFSTEDILVWEDLSQSFSLEKNNEKEWEQWQQEQYHMGYLPYEVPKPYSLRALRKACPHQGIYYSFLQKGLGNLSFDATYPFHCQHLQRWFGQLDQLKKELQMYQTQQWTILFTAKTKEGTQKIAQVLSDIDEEAIFVDDEIYEGKMQIALAPFEHGFSWEEGKVLIITERELFASVKQRVVRSHKENNVERLKQYTDLKVGDYVVHINHGIGQYLGLETIERDGIHQDYLKIQYQNEDQLFIPVDQLNCIQKYVSLENKTPKLNRLDNKTWHKTKHKVERQVEDMADELIELYAQRQLEKGFAFSKDDEVQRKFEDQFPYAETEDQLRSTREIKADMEKEQPMDRLLVGDVGYGKTEVALRAAFKAIRDHKQVAFLVPTTILAEQHYTTIMKRLRDFPYKVGILNRFKSKKEQKEILNELAEGTIDIIVGTHRLLSKDVIFHDLGLIIIDEEQRFGVRHKERLKQLKTKVDVLTLTATPIPRTLHMSMMGVRDLSVLETPPMNRYPVQTYVLEYNLEVVRDAIEREVARGGQVFYLFNQVETMPEKLQELQQWMPNLRFLCAHGQMQEHELENVLFEFLSGNADVLITTTIIETGVDMPNVNTIIVDGAEKMGLSQLYQLKGRVGRSSRLAHAYFMYPPFKLLSGESEERLSALREFTQLGAGFKIAMRDLSIRGAGDILGSKQHGFINEVGFDLYNELLQQAVARKQGKVEVQYPDTKIHCVCDAYIPNDYIQSPALKVEMYRRLRCLSSKEELAEITMDFIDRFGEYPKAVQNLLDMVALKWEASHAYVEKIEEQKDQWVIFMNEKAPFTPPQYMQAIPSKNWQMKKQGTQLFFVYKEKQGTWQEHWQCVAQFCQNLGEMEEKYVAAKDH